One part of the Fibrobacter sp. UWR4 genome encodes these proteins:
- a CDS encoding RHS repeat-associated core domain-containing protein: MAYDGSGRRVSKTRERKERDDETELNFFGARYLDPMLGLWISVDPARQFSSPYLYAGNGVSPIVVVDPDGNVAVEDISIE, from the coding sequence ATGGCATACGACGGTTCCGGCAGACGCGTGTCCAAGACCCGTGAGCGCAAGGAACGTGACGACGAGACCGAGCTGAACTTCTTCGGCGCAAGATATCTGGATCCAATGCTTGGATTGTGGATTTCTGTGGATCCGGCCCGTCAGTTTAGCAGTCCGTATCTGTATGCGGGGAATGGCGTTAGCCCAATAGTAGTGGTAGACCCAGATGGGAACGTTGCTGTTGAAGATATATCAATTGAGTAA
- the hflX gene encoding GTPase HflX, whose translation MRRQDNQRNRGNDPEFNRGAGSRGERGLKENKVQKERCILVGIATPKIRPWLATEQLAELGRLAETAGAEVVQSFLQRVQQFNAATLIGEGKVNEVKRALEENDAKMVVFDDDLCGSQVRNLEQRLPGIKVLDRTGLILDIFAKHAVTAESRLMVEVAQLQYMMPRLTGAWTHLCRQHNGGIGTKGPGETQLETDRRMIRKRIQELKKKLEKIEDAREQQAENRNDIFHLGIVGYTNAGKSTLTNRLTGADVYVEDKLFATLDSTTRKLFLEGENIILSDTVGFIRKLPHNLIETFKSTLGVAAHADCILEVVDGSAPDYREHLEVTHKTLQGIISPETPRLRVFNKVETCDETRRNELLENYPEAIQVSAKENIGMERLREAFKEQLAAWHKKREAAAAQIKEEVESPWPAHPAESVSDKSFNSNRNEDWKEPGIYEV comes from the coding sequence GTGCGTAGACAAGATAACCAGAGAAACCGAGGTAACGACCCGGAATTCAACCGAGGGGCCGGTAGCCGAGGCGAACGAGGCCTTAAAGAAAACAAGGTTCAGAAAGAACGATGCATTCTGGTAGGCATAGCCACGCCAAAAATTCGTCCCTGGCTCGCTACAGAACAGCTGGCGGAACTTGGTCGCCTGGCAGAAACCGCCGGTGCCGAAGTGGTGCAAAGTTTCTTGCAGCGCGTTCAGCAGTTCAACGCAGCCACCCTCATTGGCGAAGGCAAGGTGAACGAAGTCAAGCGGGCGCTAGAAGAAAACGACGCCAAGATGGTGGTCTTCGACGACGACTTGTGCGGATCCCAGGTGCGTAACCTGGAGCAACGCTTGCCCGGCATCAAGGTGTTGGACCGCACCGGACTTATCCTGGATATTTTTGCAAAGCATGCGGTCACTGCCGAAAGCCGCCTCATGGTGGAAGTGGCCCAGCTGCAGTACATGATGCCCCGCCTGACAGGTGCGTGGACTCACCTATGCCGCCAGCATAACGGCGGTATCGGAACGAAGGGCCCTGGCGAAACCCAGCTGGAAACGGACCGCCGAATGATCCGTAAGCGAATCCAGGAACTGAAGAAGAAACTTGAAAAGATCGAGGACGCCCGGGAGCAGCAGGCCGAGAACCGCAACGACATTTTCCATCTGGGAATCGTGGGCTATACCAATGCAGGCAAGTCCACCCTCACCAACCGCCTGACCGGCGCCGACGTCTATGTGGAAGACAAGCTTTTCGCTACACTGGACAGCACGACCCGTAAACTGTTCCTGGAAGGCGAGAACATTATTTTGTCTGACACTGTGGGATTTATCCGCAAGCTCCCCCACAACCTGATTGAAACCTTCAAGAGCACCCTGGGAGTTGCCGCCCACGCCGACTGCATCCTTGAGGTGGTTGACGGAAGCGCCCCCGACTACCGGGAACATCTGGAAGTGACCCACAAGACGCTGCAGGGCATTATCAGCCCCGAAACGCCCCGCCTCCGCGTGTTCAACAAGGTGGAAACCTGCGACGAAACCCGCCGTAACGAACTGCTGGAAAATTATCCCGAGGCAATTCAGGTCAGCGCCAAGGAAAACATCGGCATGGAACGCCTTCGAGAAGCCTTCAAGGAACAGCTGGCCGCCTGGCACAAGAAGCGCGAAGCCGCTGCCGCCCAGATCAAGGAAGAAGTGGAATCGCCCTGGCCCGCCCACCCCGCCGAAAGCGTTTCCGACAAAAGCTTCAACAGCAACCGTAACGAAGACTGGAAAGAACCTGGGATTTACGAAGTCTAA
- a CDS encoding ABC transporter permease, whose translation MKVRLTTETKNRLKRFRKNKRAFWSLIVLMVAYLLSLTSPWTVNDEPLYMNFNGKSYFPAFARYSEKDFGGTYETEPDYALLIADAEECKADGFTGSNCDDIWTIMPPVPHDPLKADLDDDGTPPYAPSGKHWLGTDSNGRDVLSRLIHGFRICISFSLLLTVLGTFLGIVIGGIQGYLGKFWDTGMQRIIEIWSSLPMLYVVILIGSIYGRSFWLLILIMAAFNWISLSYYMRGEFLKLRNMTYVQSAKVLGLGHRHIFFKEILPNAMTPVVTLFPFTLIGGIGSLTSLDFLGFGLQPPTPSWGELMSQGLNNLYAPWISVSTVLALFVTLLLTTFVGEGVRDAMDPKSGDRYE comes from the coding sequence ATGAAAGTACGCCTGACCACTGAAACGAAAAATCGCCTGAAGCGCTTCCGCAAGAACAAGCGCGCTTTCTGGTCCTTGATCGTTCTGATGGTGGCTTACTTGCTGTCTCTTACCAGCCCCTGGACGGTGAATGATGAACCGCTGTACATGAATTTCAACGGTAAGTCCTATTTCCCTGCCTTCGCCCGCTATAGCGAAAAGGACTTTGGGGGCACATACGAGACGGAACCGGATTACGCCTTGTTGATTGCCGATGCAGAGGAATGCAAGGCCGATGGCTTTACCGGTTCGAACTGCGATGATATCTGGACTATCATGCCGCCTGTTCCTCACGATCCCCTGAAAGCTGATCTGGACGATGACGGAACGCCTCCCTATGCACCTAGCGGTAAGCATTGGTTGGGAACGGATAGCAATGGTCGCGATGTGCTGTCCCGACTGATTCACGGTTTTAGAATTTGCATCAGTTTTAGCTTGCTTTTGACGGTTCTGGGGACGTTTCTCGGTATTGTCATTGGCGGTATTCAGGGGTATCTTGGCAAGTTCTGGGATACGGGCATGCAGCGCATTATCGAAATTTGGTCCTCGCTGCCCATGCTTTACGTGGTGATTCTTATCGGCAGCATTTACGGCCGCAGTTTCTGGCTTCTGATTTTAATCATGGCCGCATTCAACTGGATTTCCCTGAGCTACTACATGCGTGGCGAATTCCTGAAATTGCGTAATATGACCTACGTCCAGTCGGCCAAGGTTCTGGGACTTGGACATCGTCACATTTTCTTCAAGGAAATTCTGCCAAACGCCATGACCCCAGTGGTGACGCTTTTCCCCTTTACTCTGATTGGCGGTATCGGTAGCTTGACTTCTTTGGATTTCCTGGGTTTTGGCCTGCAGCCTCCTACTCCTAGCTGGGGGGAACTCATGAGCCAGGGCTTGAACAATCTTTATGCCCCCTGGATTTCCGTCAGCACCGTCCTTGCGCTTTTCGTTACCTTGCTTTTAACCACCTTCGTGGGGGAAGGTGTCCGCGATGCCATGGACCCGAAGTCCGGAGACCGCTATGAGTAA
- a CDS encoding fibrobacter succinogenes major paralogous domain-containing protein, translating to MLLLIFPFIAFGASKVVKKNEVKDSRDKQVYRTVKIAGKTWLGDNLNYNSEGSFCLKDEEDNCAAYGRLYTWDAAQVACPAGFHLPSHEEFESLWTAAGADFNAGYLIKTTYGWKGNTNGNDTLKFGAMAAGNRFDDGTYGNQEKFAFFWTSDDKLDGIPGGSARVWYLTNKSMAFSYTSKPKDFGFSVRCVK from the coding sequence GTGCTTTTGTTGATTTTCCCGTTCATTGCGTTCGGTGCTTCCAAGGTAGTCAAGAAAAATGAAGTCAAGGATTCCCGAGACAAGCAGGTTTATAGAACCGTAAAAATTGCCGGTAAGACTTGGCTGGGGGATAATCTGAATTACAACTCCGAAGGCTCGTTTTGCCTGAAAGATGAGGAAGACAACTGCGCCGCTTACGGAAGGCTGTACACCTGGGACGCCGCCCAGGTTGCGTGCCCCGCCGGTTTCCACTTACCGTCCCACGAGGAATTTGAATCCCTCTGGACGGCCGCCGGTGCGGACTTCAATGCCGGTTATCTGATCAAGACCACTTATGGCTGGAAAGGCAATACCAACGGTAATGACACTTTGAAGTTCGGTGCCATGGCTGCCGGTAACCGTTTCGATGACGGCACCTATGGCAATCAGGAAAAGTTTGCCTTCTTCTGGACTTCCGATGACAAGCTGGATGGCATTCCCGGTGGAAGCGCCCGTGTGTGGTATTTGACCAACAAATCCATGGCATTTAGCTATACCAGCAAGCCCAAGGATTTCGGCTTTTCTGTCCGTTGTGTCAAGTAA